In Euwallacea fornicatus isolate EFF26 chromosome 20, ASM4011564v1, whole genome shotgun sequence, a single window of DNA contains:
- the LOC136345563 gene encoding myb-like protein Q, translating into MKNYQLNPVNLSTQTMKLVILFALVACAFAVPSGRNVVVSTPGKVVVVAETYNVPQQNDFAYFGQHNGNQFGSEGDNIYQVAQYIAYQFRYAQQQGYTGAKVSEYLIQQGFPEVVAEYLGKQYEAGESESYFQSPYKIFEYYYTQGVNEETLQYLAQQITKAFKLFHNFSTENRQKISEEELSGVPHIISQYVLEQSKYYNENAVTYPVAQYAYQQLQQAQQYAQNALHYFTNGQISQEAYRNLFEQLKQGIQYIHNIQMYQNYQQYYLPYYAAQYYSLQAQEAYQFFQNAYQLIQEYDQSVFPQSFVQQVQYAYFTARKAYQTFQQKQIVSSDSFGRQYEGQSGIYQYIQNLKQYIQLQLSQKNISEELASYIFQQLRFIQQYPYGSQYSVQQVQERFHNILHYVKQQKGILQFIEQYINQQVRYALQVLQHYNQGYQYYGQYYPKSESGFFQSLYQRYFDKNNQPSGYQYGPYQSQSYRNHYVYSGPYVSGYQYGRSYVPSGNLYGYQYDPSVYHLENVPSSNYYDYQYGPSYFQHASHPYHYQSGSYLPSATFQTSYPYQYSQVSSIPQAA; encoded by the exons ATGAAAAACTATCAGTTGAATCCAGTCAATCTGAGCACGCAGACCATGAAGCTGGTCATATTATTCGCCTTGGTGGCTTGTGCCTTCGCCGTTCCCTCTGGTAGAAATGTGGTGGTTTCCACCCCTGGAAAAGTGGTGGTAGTGGCCGAAACCTACAACGTACCTCAACAAAACGACTTCGCCTATTTTGGACAACACAATGGTAATCAATTTGGAAGCGAAGGTGACAACATTTATCAAGTAGCTCAGTACATTGCTTACCAGTTCAGATATGCTCAGCAACAAGGATACACCGGAGCTAAGGTTTCCGAATACCTTATTCAGCAAGGATTCCCTGAAGTGGTTGCTGAATACCTTGGCAAACAATATGAAGCTGGTGAATCTGAATCTTATTTCCAATCTCCCTACAAAATCTTCGAATACTATTACACTCAAGGTGTAAACGAGGAAACTTTGCAATACCTCGCCCAACAGATCACTAAGGCCTTCAAGCTGTTCCATAACTTCTCAACTGAAAATAGACAAAAAATCTCTGAGGAAGAACTTTCTGGAGTTCCACACATAATTTCCCAATACGTCTTGGAGCAAAGCAAATATTATAACGAAAATGCCGTCACTTACCCAGTTGCCCAATATGCTTACCAACAATTGCAACAGGCTCAACAATATGCTCAAAACGCCCTTCACTACTTCACCAATGGACAAATCTCTCAGGAGGCTTACCGCAATCTTTTCGAACAACTGAAGCAGGGAATTCAATACATTCATAACATCCAGATGTACCAGAACTACCAGCAATACTACCTCCCTTACTATGCTGCGCAGTACTACAGTCTTCAAGCCCAGGAAGCTTACCAGTTCTTCCAGAACGCTTACCAACTCATCCAAGAATACGATCAAAGCGTTTTCCCTCAGTCTTTTGTCCAACAAGTCCAATACGCTTACTTTACCGCTCGAAAGGCCTATCAAACTTTCCAACAAAAGCAAATTGTTTCTTCTGATTCCTTCGGGCGCCAATACGAGGGCCAAAGTGGAATTTACCAGTACATCCAGAACTTGAAGCAGTACATCCAGTTGCAGCTGAgccaaaaaaacatttcggAAGAACTCGCCAGCTACATCTTCCAACAGTTGCGATTTATCCAACAGTATCCATACGGTTCTCAATACTCAGTTCAACAGGTGCAAGAACGCTTCCACAATATCTTGCATTACGTTAAGCAACAGAAGGGAATTCTTCAGTTCATTGAGCAGTACATAAACCAACAAGTCCGATATGCCCTCCAGGTTCTGCAACACTACAACCAAGGCTACCAATATTATGGCCAGTACTACCCAAAGAGCGAAAGTGGTTTCTTCCAGTCTCTCTACCAAAGATACTTTGATAAAAACAACCAACCTTCGGGCTACCAATATGGACCTTACCAAAGCCAGTCTTACAGAAACCACTACGTATATTCTGGCCCTTACGTTTCTGGTTACCAATATGGTCGTTCTTACGTTCCATCTGGAAACCTCTATGGCTACCAATATGATCCTTCAGTTTACCATTTGGAAAACGTACCTAGCAGCAACTACTATGATTACCAATATGGTCCTAGTTACTTCCAACATGCTAGCCATCCATACCATTATCAGTCTGGATCCTACTTGCCTTCTGCTACTTTCCAGACCAGTTACCCATACCAATACTCTCAAGTCAGTTCTATTCCCCAAG CTGCCTAA